The window GTTGATAGGATGTGGAATTGGAAGTTTTGAAATGGCCATTGATTAGAAAACAAAGACATAATATTAATTTAGAGGAAGAGAAGGACCGATATCAAGTCTGGTACTATGTAAGTGAATGAAATACCTGATGATCTATTCATTATGATGATCGCCTATTTATACAAGTTAATCACTAGTCTAGAGGTCTGCTATGCTAACTATCAGATATCTTAGGAGATGATATTCACATGGGTTTATCTCTTATCGATACACTGCATCCTGAGTATTGCTATTCTGTTGCAACTTCATTTGACTAATACAATATACACATGTGCTAATACATTGGTGCAAGGAATGTATGTGCATTGGAACATGTTGCCAACATCTTGTTCAACTATTTGGAAAATGTTTTTACAGACAAAGATTAATGTGTTTGTTTGGCGTCCTACTCGTTTCAATCTCTCTAAGAGGGTCAATTGagatttctaagtactaaagtaaAAAAACTGAAATTTCTACGTACATATTTCTCATGGTATAACTTTTTTTTTTCCTTCAATCTTCACTTTCGATATAAAGGACTAATACGAGGCACCCTTTTCTTATAAAATAAGCCTACAATCAAAAAAAGAAAGTCATATGCATAATATGAAACTATATAATATTTCTCATGGTATAAATCTTGTAAATTCGTCAAGATCTGGATGCTCATCAGAAAGTGCAGCAACCTGCATATGTACATGTGCATaatatgaaactatatatatatatatatatatatatatatatatatatatatatatatatatatatatatatatatatatgattcttatatGAGGCATAAAACATTTATTTAaacaaattacaaaatatatatattcagCATCACCTCTTGATAGACTTCATTGATATCCTTGTGTTCTTTCCTATACCTATCCAAGATGTCTAAAAATGATTGGTAAACATGATCATCATCTTGAAACCGTTCCTACATAAAAGATTGGCGATGTTAAAAACCTATCAACataaaaaataatacttttgatatttCACAAATCATAATATTGGTTTCACCTTAACTTTGTTCACAAAGCTTGCATGGATATCAGTGATTTCATAGCCTTCAGGCAAGAAGGCGTTAAATCCAAAAATTAGATTATTATACCCTTTAAACAATTCTTTCACCCTATCTCTCACCCCTGCAGTATCAATTCTGCATAAAGTAAATTGTTCAATGAGTTGCATGTTAATTGTTGACAGAGAAACATGTATAAACCTATCAATTTTTAACCCTTTTGAACAACATATATATACCTTTGAGCTTTGAAGTCTTTTGCAATATCAAGAAACACGACGTATTTTTCTTCTCGGTCTTGAAACGTGTCCTTAACTTCATTCAAGTAAGTTATAGCATCGTTGATAGTGAGTTTCCGAGCACCACCTCCTCCTCTAGGGATTTGGGGTGGGCCAGACCTTCTATAAGAAGGGTAAAATTGGAAAACAAAATTGTTCAGCAAGAAACAGCACAGTATATCAAATAAGATATTTTGCTAGAAGCTGCGCATACTTTATTAGTTCCATACAGGTTGTAAAAGTACCCCGACTAGTTGAGAGTTTGAACTAGTCCGACTAGTCTCTGACTTGGCCCATTTATTGGGCCAAAGTTGTCAAAAGGTCAATTTAGTCAGTCAAAGTCTGATTTATAAGTTCAACGTCATATTTATTCAGTTAAAATCGGTCAAAGTAAGTCAAAGacagtcaaagttggtcaacgtcCGACTAGTCTCTCGCTTGGCCGAATAGTCCCTACAATCTCCAACTAGTGACTATTACAATTAGCTTGAACTTTTCCCTCCATCTAGTAATAATTTATAAGCCCTAAAACCTAAATAAAAGACACAAAAATTAACATTCAACCATAATGGTTTAATTCTATACAAAATTAGGCAATACGAATATCAGATTCAgattatcatatatacatatacatcacaaTTAATAGCGGAATTTGTCACATTAAAAATTAACAATTGCATATCATACTTCTTGCAAACTATGACTTCAAGAAACTTTTAATCATGATCATAACAATCACTCACAATAAAAACAAAGGGGCATAGATATATTTGCATAATAACAAAttgaaccaaaaaaaaaaaaaaataataataataataataataataataataataatagtaaataataaataaacaaGATTAAACTAAAAGACTAAAACATACGATTCAGCCCGTGAAGAACGAGAAGGTAGCTTATTATATTGGAAGGTACTGCCTACGCCATCTCGTAATCCTTTCATATCTGCAAATTAACTAATTTGTAAAGTCATGATGATAAATCAGCAACGATTGTATATCAATAGCCAAGTTTAACGAATTAATTAATTAGGGTACAATGGCTAATTGATTACCTGTGAAGTAACCCTCACCGTCTTCAATATGAGTGATTTCATAGCCTTCGGGCAAAAAGGTGTTAAATCCAAAAATTAGATTATTATACCCTTTAAACAATTCCTTCACCCTTTCTATCACCCCTACAGTATCAATTCTGCATAAAGTAAATTGTTTAATGAGTTGCATGTTGATTGTTGAATGTtgacatgaaaacatgtatcacaaAACCTATAAACTATTAACCCTTTTAACTATGAACAACATATATGTACCTTTGAGCTTTGAAGTCATTCATAAGATCAAGAAACATGACGTATTTTTCTTGTCGGTCTAGAAACATGTCCTTAACTTCATTCAAGTATGTTAGAGCATCGGTGGTAGTGAGTCGTCGAGCACCACGAGCCCCTCCTCTAGGGACTTGGGGTGGGCCATTCCTTCACATAAAACCATGCTAGAGAAAGTAAGTAGCTTAAACTTTTCTCTccatctagtaataataataagcccTAAAACCTAAATAGAAGACACAATAAGCACCCTACCGAAAATGTCAATCATAATGGTTCAATTCTATACAAAATCAGGCATTAAGAACATCAGTGTATCATATATACATCACAATCAATAGCTGAATTTGTCACATTATTAATTAACAACTGCATATCATACTTGTAGCTAAGTACGATTTCAATAACCATTTAATCATGATCATTGGAATCGCACACAATAAAAAGTTAAGTCGCATAGATACATATGCATGAAATCAAATTGAgccaataaataaattaaataataaataaactagaaGACTAAAACATACGAGTCAGCCAGTGAAGAACCTACGCCATCTCGTAATCCTTTCATATCTGCAAATTAACTAATTTGTAAGGCCATGATAATATAAATAGCAACGATTGTATATCATATACTATAAAGCAATAAGTTTAACAAATTAACTAATTAAGGTACAATGGCTAACTGATTACCTGCGAAGTAATTCTCTTATTTGAAAGAGGGTGGGGGAAATTGAGAGCAGATGTAAGCAGCGAATGAAATTAAACAAGTTAAAATTAGGTTTTATCAATTAAAAGTTATTTGTTTATAGCACTACCAGTTTGAAAAGAAGATACTAAGAAGTGAAAAAAATCATGCCTGGTTCGTCTAATTTTTGTTTGATCATTTTACGTGGCGTTACCTAACAATATATTTTCATTTCATCTTCTGTTGCTATATTTGctcactagttttatgagcccgtgcgttgcacggcggtAAAAAAAAACATTAAAAATTAGCTGACATGTGTTAAATTTAATATGATGCTAAAATGTGGCAAATATGCGCAACTTTTTTCGAGTCGGCTGACGCTTTTTtgctttatttttatattattttatatttttattagtatactttattattaaaaagatcatAACAAAAAATACTTTATACGCCCTCATGTGACTCGAGTGAATTGGACAAAGGTTGTTTGGTTCTCATAATGCATTTGCATTTGTGATTTGGTTGATGATGGGTGAACGTCTTAAAACTCAAGATAAGCTTAAAGGATGTGAAATTAATGCAAATTATATTTTGATGTGTTCGCTTTGTAACACACAACCTGATTCGCATGATCATTTGTTCTTTCAATGCTCGGTATCGGCTTAGATTTGTGCTAGATTTCAACAGCTTGCTAATGTGTCAAATTGGTGTGGTGACTGGAAGGTTATCCGTGATGCTCTTATTCCTCTTGTTGTCCGAAAGTTAGCCCGGATTGTATTTGCAAAAAATATTTTTACGGCTTTGGTCTATTTCATTTGGCAAGAGCGTAATAATCGGTTGTTTAGTAAAAAGGCAAGGAATGTGAATCAAATTTTTGATATGGTTTTCGCAACAATTAGATTGAAGATTCTTTCGCTCAAGTTCCGAGAGCCCACTCATGTGCTGCTGATGAAAGATGAGTGGAAAGTTCCTTAAGATGGCAAGTTCTATTTGGCATTAATTGGGTCTAGATATGTTGCTATATGTCTAGTAATAATCTAGTTGGTTAGTTTTCGGGTTGTAAGGTTCTCTTGTAATATTTGTTCTTCATGTCTAgccattttttattattttattaataatattcacCGGAGTATTATTTTACCTAAGAAAAATGATAGTTATGTTATTTATGTATTGGTATTCGATGAATGCAGGGTAATATCGTGAGATACTAATACAAATGGATGATATATGTCTATGATTAATTAAATTTGAATTATTGGTACTGGAACTTTTATTTTGTTACTCCATATATATTATTGCATACACACGGATGATCATGTCTATATGATAAAATTTTGAATTATTGATAATGAACCTTTTATTTTTGCTATAAAATAGGAATGATGATTACTCTCAAACAAATATTTGGTACGTATAATTTCCTTAATATGCAtggaccttttattttttttactataaAATAGGAATGATTATTACTCTCAAACAAATATTTTGTACGTATAATTTCCTTAATATGCCACGTGtaatttttaagtttataagataTTTAATTCAGATTAATTGAGAAAATAACACGTAGGATTTATGTCAcacgctttataataatgtatatatagaTAGATGTATAGATTTTGTTATTGATTGATTTATGTATTTACTGAGCCTGTTCATCGGACAGaatcataaaaaaatattaaattaaataattacttaTACGAACAACGATACATGAGTTCTTATAAATAAAAAAGTTTAGTTCATTGGTGAAACAAACATATTACAAAATTTATTACAAATTGATTTATGAGACTGTCCGTTTGACGAAAATGTAAAAATAATGTTCTCTCAAAAATCAATACAAAGTCATTAATATACATGTCTATTAAAATGAATGTTCGATCATTTGGATAAACATGTGTCTAAAAAAGTCAAAGTCTGTCTTTTATATATCCTAACAAAATCTGAAATTTAAGTCAGATTTTAATACCTTCCATCTTTTTCTACTATGTAAACATTCTTATATAACATTCTTATATGAAGTATTTATTTAGATTTAGATTTTTATATGAAGTATTTATTTAGATGTAAATTActacattataataataataacaacctatatatatatatatatatatatatatatatatatatatatatatatatatatatatatatatatatatatatatatatatatatatataatcaagaaggAAGCACTTTTTttggggaagtggggggaagtaaatttttttttaaatttttgattttttcgaaattttttttccaGACATCAAAATTAGGTAAAAATATGAACATGTAAGAATGACGAAGCCCTAGTTAGGATCTCTGTCCCCTTCTTAAacattattattttggcggtaaaacgctcgaagaaaaaaaaatgaaaacattcaatgcattgaatgttttgattctgagtttatttACATCGTTTTGCTTTCatgttgtgtgaagtgttttttttaaaatttagcccgatttaaagtttaggtttatggtttagtgttttgggtttagtcccaaaacttaaaaccctaaatcctaaaccctaaattctaaaccgttcgtgttaaaatcaacaacaacaacaaacctcAATTTATAAatcataatttctaaaccctaaaccctaatttctaaacccaaaaccctaatttctaaaccctattagCTGAACCATAATTTTTAACcccataatttctaaaccctaatttctaaacctaatttctaaccccttaaaaaaactcagaatcaaaacattcaatgcattgaatgctttCATTTTGTTTCTTCGAgcgtttaccgccaaaataataacattcatcacaaagtgtattttataaatgttcatattttcgtgtgatcttaatgcctgaataaaaaaaattcaaaaaaaagaaaaaaattacttTCCTccacttcccccaaaaaagtgcttcctttttgattaaataaataaataaataaatatatatatatatatatatatatatatatatatatatatatatatatatatatatatatatatatatatatatatatatatatatatatatatatatatatatatagggtaaagATCAAGCGCTAAGTGGTATTtggtgggataaggggataagtaattttgtgatttttatatctttttttctacagctccgatttaattttttttttcttcgtgatctactgacattgtgtagattcataattttttttttcaactggagcgttaagatgcatctgatgcatgttatccgctgtttgatgcatgttaactgcctttcatgcatcagatgcatcttaacaaaaaaagaaaaagaaaaaatgacttttgattaaaaaaacagtgtttagggtttagtaattagggtttagaaattagggtttagggtttagaaattagggttttagaacgagttttagtacgaacggtttagaatttagggtttaggggttagggtttagagtttttcgggtttactccgtaaacactCAACCCTaaacaaaaccctaaaccctaacccctaaaccctaaactctaaaccgggctaaatcctaaaaaaaactcaaaaaaacctcaaaacacgttaacatgcatcacatgcattttaagctcctgttgaaaaaaaaaattatgaatccacacaatgtcagtagattacgggaatatttttttttttaattgaagcTCTAATGTAAAAAGTAATAAAAATCTCAttttacttatccccttatcccaaaaataccacttatcccttgatctccccctatatatatatatatatatatatatatatatatatatatatatatatatatatatatatatatatatatatatataatggggaagtaaccaatcagagggaagcagggggaagcaaaaaaaaaaatcgttttttgaaaaaactttgttcacgaacattatagattggatgaaaatatgaacatttagaaaagacacttcgtgatgaatgttattattttggcggaaaaacgatcgacaaaaataacattcaagataatattgttcgtgaagaatgttaacgtttttttcttcatgttttgtgaagtaaaatttagcccgatttagagttttgagtttagggtttagggtttggtgttttgggtttattccataaacccaaaacaccaaaccctaaaccgtaaaccctaaaccctaaactctaaaccgttcgtgttaaaaactcaatctaaatcttaaatctaaaccttaaatctaaaccctaaaccctaaatttctaaaccctaatatctaaaccctataaaccctaatatctaaaccctaatattcaaACCCTAATAttcaaaccctaatatctaaaacctcaaaatacgctcgaaaaatacgataattgttatatattacttcttcgagtgtttttccgccaaaataaaaacatttatcacaaagtgtctttattaaatgttcatattttcatccaatctataatgttcgtgaacaaagttttttcaaaaaacgaaaaaaaaaatttacttccccccgcttccccccgaatggttacttcctgataatgctaaaaacgaacatatatttcatagcattattcctcaagaaagacaagcttttagttgcaattgttctatttacaagtgagattcgtttaaataataaaaggtgaagacaaaagacagattcgacgaattaaagacgcaaacgaccaaaaagctcaaaagtacaaaagacaatcaaataagttccaattattgataagaaacgtctcgaaattacaagagtacaagattcaaaacgcaaagtacaagatattaaattgtacgcaaggacgttcgaaaatccggaaccgggaccagagtcaactcttaacgctcgacgcaacggactaaaaattacaagttaactatgtatataaatataatataatatataattaattatattaattatatatatatt of the Rutidosis leptorrhynchoides isolate AG116_Rl617_1_P2 chromosome 5, CSIRO_AGI_Rlap_v1, whole genome shotgun sequence genome contains:
- the LOC139847050 gene encoding paired amphipathic helix protein Sin3-like 2 yields the protein MKGLRDGVGSSLADSNGPPQVPRGGARGARRLTTTDALTYLNEVKDMFLDRQEKYVMFLDLMNDFKAQRIDTVGVIERVKELFKGYNNLIFGFNTFLPEGYEITHIEDGEGYFTDMKGLRDGVGSTFQYNKLPSRSSRAESRSGPPQIPRGGGGARKLTINDAITYLNEVKDTFQDREEKYVVFLDIAKDFKAQRIDTAGVRDRVKELFKGYNNLIFGFNAFLPEGYEITDIHASFVNKVKERFQDDDHVYQSFLDILDRYRKEHKDINEVYQEVAALSDEHPDLDEFTRFIP